The segment GACCGCTCTCCACTGTCCCCTGGGGCTTCCGCTGAGGCTGGGCTGCAGGGACAGAGCAGTGAGCAACAGTCCTGCATGGCTCCTACAGCCCCCGTGTTCCCCAGAAATGAATGTGCAAGAAAGAAACTGGATTTTCCTGTAAGTAGCATATTGTCTTACTGTTTTGGCATAGTCTGCCATTTTATAGGGTGGTTTTCAGGATACTGGGGAAAGGAGAATGATTATGGCAAGGTCATTGTTTATATAATAGAGCCTGCATCTTATAAACTTAACTGTAACAATCATACTTTTTTtggaaaatagtatttttatggtTCCAACGGTGCTACGGGTCTTTTTATGTGTGTGAGAAATTTGCTAAAGTTAACCAGAGACTATAAACTAGTCTCTTCCATAATACGAACGTCTCAATCCAGCATTGCACGGTTTTTCTCCTTAAAATGATCCCTCGGAAAGGAGACAATTACTTTACACGTAAGTCTTTGTAAAGCCTCCCATATTGCAGTGGTTTctcctaattcttttattttaaagagcaAATTACTACTTGAGAAAATGCAGTCTGAAAAACTTTGATCAATAAAATTTTAGATGATTATGAAGGTTCACCTAAAATAATCAGTTAAAAaaggaacaatttaaaaattgttccggctggacgtggtagctcacacctgtaatctcagcactttgggaggctgaggcaggtggatggcttgagcccaggagttcacaaccagactggacaacatagcaagactctgtctctacaaaaaatagaaaattttgccGAGTGTGGTGATGCGTGTTGgtagtcctagcactttaggaggctaaagtgggagaatcgcttgagcctgagaagtggaggtggcagtgaacctagatcacaccactaaactccagcctgggtgtcagagcaaaaGATTGTTCCTGGAAGTATTTCCCAGAGTGCGCTCTAGGCAGGAACATGTTAATCAACGGCTTTGTCATCAAGTTCATATGCGCACAACCAACCAGGACAAAGGGAAAGCCAGGGCTGCATGATGTGTGGGCACGGCCAACTGCTGCAGGAGGTACAGGCATGGCCCTGAAGGGTGTGAGTGCGGATGAGCATGGACGACGGCTGCAGGAGGTAGAGGCATGGCCCCGAGGGGTGTGAGTGCAAAGGCGCTGCGTCTGCTCATTCCCACACCCCCTCTGCTGCCTCCACCGGCACAGAGCTGGGCAGCCAGGGGCTCCCCTCCAGCCTCCCTTCGGCAGGGTGGCCACTGGCACAACCACCTGTAGCTGTGCTGCCAGGGCTTCAGGTACCTGCAGGTGAACACCCCATTAGGTGACACACAAGTGCATAGTAAGTCTGACCATCTATGCATTCCAGCTAGTTGGAAGCCTTTTCCTAAAATCAAAAGCAGACACGTGCTAGGCCTGGCAGCTCCCTACCTTCTGCTTTTCTTTGGCTTATCAAACCGGAAGTCCGCGGGGTACAGGTGCATCCTCACCATGTGATCCTTCCGGTctctgctggtcttgaacttctctgTGCAGCCTTCTACCAAGCACTGATACTGAAATGGAGACCGCGTCACCTCCCTCTGACCCCTGGCCCTCCCCCACCGCCATGCCCCCATAGCAGGGCTGCCAAGGGCAGAAAGGTATCCCTGGCCTTGCCCGTGCACCCAAGAGCTGGGGGCAGCACTCTGAGCCCATCACCACTGGGGGGTGGCCTCGGCGGCTGTGCAGACGTCACCCACCATGTCCTGCCTCTCAGACAGGATCTGGAAGAGCGAATCGTGCCACTCCAGGATGTGGGCGTCCAGCAGGTGTCCAGAAGGGAAGGCCCGCTTGCAAAAGGAGCAAACATTTCCGTGCAGTGTGTGGTAGTGGTGCTCATAGTCGTCCAGGGCATCGAACACCTGGCAGCAGCCAGCCACCTGGCAGGCAAACGCGGGCACCCTGCCAAGGAGACCTGCTTCAGGCGCCCTTCCTCCGGTGCGAGGAACCAAACTGGACTTTCTGCACAGTTTCCCTTTGAGACCTCCAATAAAGCCCCCATGCATCTTTTGCAATCCCAAACCCTCTTTTTATGAATTAAGTTTCACAAACAGGCTAGGTGGTGGAAGTAGTCGGCCATGCCAAAGCTGGACAGGCACAGCGCCTTGGTGGGGCGGCCGCACATGGAGGGGCGGCAGCACAGTCCCAGGAACCAGGCACCGGTCAGGGAGGCGGCGCAGGAGTAGCACTGGCTAGGCACTGCCCAGCCGCTTACCTGGGCTTCTCAGGCGCGTCGGCCACCTGCATGAGCACGTCCTGGAGGTAGAGGTGGCGCTGCACGTCCCCATCCTGCAGAAAAAGTGCACCGTGGGCGGGGCCAGGTGACTCGCGGCACGCCCACCGGGTCAGGCCTCGCCCACACCCGTGGCCCCAGTCATCCCGAGCTCCAGTTCCACCCCACAGCCGTAGGCTCCACCCTCCCGGCTCGGTCCCACCCCACAATCATAGGCCCCGCGTGCCCCAGGCTTTGGCTCCGCCCGGCAACCTCAGGCCCCGCCCACTCCACGTTCCGGCCCCGCCCCACTACCTCAGGTCCCGCCCGTCCCAGGCTCCTGCCCCGCCCCGCAGCCGTAGGAACCGCCCACTCCAGGCTCCGGCCCCGCCTACCCCGGCTCCGGCACCGCCCTGCAGACTCAGGCCCCGCCCACTCCAGGCTCCGGCCCCGCCCAGCAGCCGTAGGCCCCGCTGGATCCTACAACtactttttcccccttttgctcacgcACCTCGAAGAACTCGTGCTCCCGCGGGAAGCGCACGGGGCGCGCAATGAAGCGAAAGGGCGCGGCCCCAGCCGCGGGGTCCCGTTCTACAGGCAGTGGCTCCGCCGCCCCGGGCCCCGCAGCGAGGCGGGCGCACAGCGCAGGCGGCAGCTGCATCACCCCGGGCGCGGGCGGGCGCAGCCTGTCGGCCACCGTCCACGAGCCGAGCCGGACGTGACGTCACGCGCACTTCCGCCGCCGTCGGGGCTGAGCGGGCGCAGTGCCTCCGGGACTGCGGTGAGTCCCGGCCGAGCGCGGGTGCGGGCGTGATGAGGGGTTTGGGGGACTGCCGGGCCCGGGGGCCCACGAGGCGACGGGGCTGGCGGGACGCGGCTCTTCCCGCGCGCTCCCTCTGGCTGTGCAGCGGTCCCCGAACTCTGGGCCGAAGCCCTTCTAGCCTCCACCGGCCAGGCCAGCGTCTTGCCCCGCGGCCCGACGCTCAGCCGGGGCGGGGCAGAGCGGGCCTCCGGGTCGTCCCGGGTGTCACCTCCCAGCCCTGGGAAGCCAGGTCTCAGGTCCCCGTCTCGCACGCCCTCTCCCGTCCGCCTTGCCCCGGCTGTCGTCTCCCGCCTGTCGGACCGCTGCAGCCCCTGGATCTTGTTCCCTCTAAACCGGTCGCGAACTGGAGCCAAAGTGGCTCCAGTTTTATTGTAACCGTTTTTAACTTAAAGCCCTTGGGTGACTTCCCGTTACTTTAGTTCAAAGGCCCTTTCCTGGTTTGTCGGGGTCCTGTCGACCTCTCCAGTCCTCGCAGCTCCTGTGAAACACAGGACCTGTGCTAGGTGCTCAGGGCGTGTGGGGGAAGGCATCACAGGAGAGCGCGGCAGCCTAGTAGGAGAGACAGACGTCAGAGTAAAGAGTCACCGAATTAAAATGGTGAATAACAACACACGCGGGAAGCAGTGGTCGCTTCAGATCTACTGCAGAGAATAGGCCCGGTGGCGGATAGAGGCTTTAGCTTTctcgtctgtcacccaggctggagtgcaatggtgcgatcatagctcatagATCGCtgcggcctcaaactcttgggcccaagtggtcctgctgcctcagccttccaaagagctggaactgcaggcgtgagccaccatgcctgcccctgtactttttccatgtttagatacacaaatacgtCTGTGTTACAGTTGTCTAGTGTTCAGCACAGCCACCTGCTGGGCAGGTTTGTAGCCCACGAGCAAGAGGCTCCACTAAGTGATTTAGGTGCATCGTAGGCCGTACGCCATCTAGGTCTGCGAGTGACTGTGATGATCACACAGAAGGAAATCAttaggtttctcttttttttcttttggagatagtGTCTCTCTCtgccgcccagactggagtgcagtggcgcgatctgggctcactgcaacctctgcctcctgggttcaagcgattctcgtgcctcagcttcctaagtagctaggattacaagtgtgcgccaccaggcttggccaatttttgtatttttggtagagactggttttcaccatgttggccaggcatttctcagaatgttgaGTGACGCATG is part of the Symphalangus syndactylus isolate Jambi chromosome 2, NHGRI_mSymSyn1-v2.1_pri, whole genome shotgun sequence genome and harbors:
- the ZNF511 gene encoding zinc finger protein 511 isoform X2, giving the protein MQLPPALCARLAAGPGAAEPLPVERDPAAGAAPFRFIARPVRFPREHEFFEDGDVQRHLYLQDVLMQVADAPEKPRVPAFACQVAGCCQVFDALDDYEHHYHTLHGNVCSFCKRAFPSGHLLDAHILEWHDSLFQILSERQDMYQCLVEGCTEKFKTSRDRKDHMVRMHLYPADFRFDKPKKSRSPASAEAPGDSGERSEGEAMEICSEPVVASPAPAGERRIYSHRSVSELFLKPVLNVCLVPRILGCTWAAALLILNSER
- the ZNF511 gene encoding zinc finger protein 511 isoform X3 → MQLPPALCARLAAGPGAAEPLPVERDPAAGAAPFRFIARPVRFPREHEFFEDGDVQRHLYLQDVLMQVADAPEKPRVPAFACQVAGCCQVFDALDDYEHHYHTLHGNVCSFCKRAFPSGHLLDAHILEWHDSLFQILSERQDMYQCLVEGCTEKFKTSRDRKDHMVRMHLYPADFRFDKPKKSRSPASAEAPGDSGERSEGEAMEICSEPVVASPAPAGERRIYSHRIPSTICFGQGAARGFKSNKKKTKQC
- the ZNF511 gene encoding zinc finger protein 511 isoform X1, encoding MQLPPALCARLAAGPGAAEPLPVERDPAAGAAPFRFIARPVRFPREHEFFEDGDVQRHLYLQDVLMQVADAPEKPRVPAFACQVAGCCQVFDALDDYEHHYHTLHGNVCSFCKRAFPSGHLLDAHILEWHDSLFQILSERQDMYQCLVEGCTEKFKTSRDRKDHMVRMHLYPADFRFDKPKKSRSPASAEAPGDSGERSEGEAMEICSEPVVASPAPAGERRIYSHSKWHQQLSLETVRDPQILEMTWTHYWEDVDGLSPPAGPTLRMYF